One genomic segment of [Pasteurella] aerogenes includes these proteins:
- the ruvC gene encoding crossover junction endodeoxyribonuclease RuvC encodes MSIILGIDPGSRVTGYGVIRHNGQQLEYLGSGAIRTQVEDLPTRLKRIYAGVTEIITQFQPDMFAIEEVFLAKNANSALKLGQARGTAIVAAVNHDLPVFEYAARLVKQTVVGIGSADKVQVQDMVTRILKLSDTPQADAADALAIAITHAHSMQHALQVRYSAQRYETVEKNTALLRARYSRGRFRLKI; translated from the coding sequence ATGAGTATTATTTTGGGCATTGACCCGGGATCAAGAGTGACGGGGTATGGCGTCATTCGGCATAACGGACAACAGTTGGAATATCTAGGTAGCGGCGCCATTCGTACGCAAGTGGAGGATTTACCTACGCGCTTGAAACGTATTTATGCGGGAGTGACGGAAATTATTACGCAATTTCAACCGGATATGTTTGCCATTGAAGAGGTTTTTTTAGCTAAAAATGCGAATTCGGCATTAAAACTCGGGCAGGCGCGAGGTACCGCGATTGTGGCGGCAGTTAATCATGATTTGCCAGTATTTGAGTATGCCGCACGCTTGGTGAAACAAACGGTGGTTGGAATCGGTTCGGCAGATAAAGTGCAGGTGCAAGACATGGTAACGCGTATTTTAAAACTGTCCGATACGCCACAAGCGGATGCGGCAGATGCTTTGGCAATTGCTATTACTCATGCCCATTCCATGCAGCACGCGTTGCAAGTGAGATACTCAGCACAACGTTATGAAACGGTTGAAAAAAACACCGCACTTTTGCGCGCGCGGTATAGTCGCGGGCGATTTCGTTTAAAAATTTAA
- the nhaK gene encoding sodium/hydrogen exchanger → MNIYTYICFLSAISILICFVTHKVSDRIQYTIAVTATSMVFSIILMLFGSMGWFKLDTIARSVMEQIDFKEFLLNGILGFLLFGGALGIKLPVLKSQKYEISVLSIFSTFASTFLIGFFIYGFSKLLGFHIDLVYCILFGALISPTDPIAVLAIIKNLKAPKKLSIKVEGESLFNDGVGLVIFTTVFAVAFSGGEPTFGDAAEIFLTEAIGGIVFGAILGLIAHYLISATDDGSLEILLTLTVPTAGFMLANMLHVSGALAMVVAGIMVGNWTRQSGFSEQSKRYLDHFWEMIDHFLNSLLFLLIGFALLLVHFSTQGIILMIAAIPICLICRYISVWIPFLWFGRKTVYNPYTLPILTWGGLRGGLAIAMALSVPVTSVFIEDIGMNVRDLMIIMTYSVVVFSILVQGTTIENMIKLSKEALFQRRGYTGIGGTKP, encoded by the coding sequence ATGAACATTTATACGTATATATGTTTTCTTTCTGCGATCTCGATCCTTATCTGTTTTGTCACACACAAAGTCAGTGATCGAATTCAATATACCATTGCGGTTACCGCCACATCAATGGTCTTTTCCATCATCTTAATGTTGTTTGGATCGATGGGTTGGTTCAAATTGGACACTATCGCCCGTTCTGTGATGGAGCAGATTGATTTTAAAGAATTTCTGCTTAACGGGATCTTAGGTTTCCTATTATTCGGCGGCGCATTGGGAATTAAATTGCCGGTGTTGAAAAGCCAAAAATACGAAATTAGCGTTCTCTCTATTTTCTCCACCTTTGCATCAACCTTCCTTATTGGCTTTTTCATCTATGGTTTTTCCAAACTTCTCGGTTTCCACATCGATTTAGTTTACTGCATTTTGTTCGGCGCATTAATTTCGCCAACTGACCCGATTGCGGTATTAGCCATTATCAAAAACTTAAAAGCGCCGAAAAAACTGTCGATCAAAGTAGAAGGCGAATCTTTGTTTAACGACGGGGTCGGCTTAGTCATTTTCACCACTGTTTTCGCCGTTGCCTTTAGTGGCGGCGAACCAACTTTCGGTGATGCAGCAGAAATTTTCTTAACTGAAGCCATCGGCGGGATCGTTTTCGGTGCCATTTTAGGATTAATTGCACATTACCTGATTTCTGCTACTGACGATGGGAGCTTGGAAATTTTATTAACCTTAACTGTACCAACTGCCGGTTTTATGCTCGCCAATATGTTACACGTCTCCGGCGCCTTGGCGATGGTGGTTGCAGGGATCATGGTCGGAAACTGGACTAGACAAAGCGGCTTTTCCGAACAAAGTAAACGCTATCTTGACCATTTCTGGGAAATGATCGATCACTTCCTTAACTCCTTGTTATTCTTATTAATCGGTTTTGCATTGCTATTGGTTCACTTCAGTACCCAAGGTATTATCCTGATGATCGCCGCGATTCCGATTTGTTTGATTTGTCGTTATATTAGCGTATGGATTCCGTTTTTATGGTTTGGTCGTAAAACCGTATATAATCCGTACACCTTGCCAATTCTAACTTGGGGCGGATTACGTGGCGGTTTGGCTATCGCAATGGCACTTTCCGTACCGGTTACCAGTGTGTTTATCGAAGATATTGGCATGAACGTGCGTGATTTAATGATCATTATGACCTATTCCGTGGTGGTTTTCTCTATTTTGGTACAAGGCACCACCATTGAAAATATGATCAAATTATCCAAAGAGGCATTGTTCCAGCGCCGCGGTTATACCGGTATCGGCGGAACCAAACCTTAA
- the nudB gene encoding dihydroneopterin triphosphate pyrophosphatase has protein sequence MLQRQDDLSFWQSVTGSIENGETPTHAAIREVKEETGFDIFAENLPLFDCNQRISFEIFPQFRYKYAPDITHCTEHWFLLGLENESVPTLTEHQAYQWVTVQQAAMLTKSWNNRVAIETYLSD, from the coding sequence ATGTTACAGCGTCAGGACGATTTATCCTTTTGGCAATCCGTGACGGGCAGTATTGAAAACGGAGAAACACCAACCCATGCCGCTATCCGAGAAGTGAAAGAGGAAACCGGTTTTGATATTTTCGCCGAAAATCTACCGCTCTTTGATTGTAATCAACGGATATCGTTTGAAATTTTCCCGCAATTTCGGTATAAATACGCACCGGATATCACACATTGTACGGAACATTGGTTTTTGTTGGGGTTAGAGAATGAAAGCGTACCAACATTGACAGAACATCAAGCCTATCAATGGGTAACCGTTCAGCAAGCGGCAATGTTAACAAAATCATGGAATAATCGAGTCGCAATTGAAACCTATTTATCAGACTAA
- the ruvA gene encoding holliday junction ATP-dependent DNA helicase RuvA — MIGRLTGIIIEKQPPEMLLDVQGVGYELLLPMTSFYDLPELNQQVTLFTHLVVREDAHLLFGFAQKNDRTLFRELIKTNGVGPKLALAILSAMSVNEFAYAIEREELSKLVKIPGVGKKTAERLLVELKGKFKGVAQGDFFVESRHLPSLERPSVSADVSLDDAIAALIALGYKPADAEKMVKKVAKPELSSEQLIREALKAAL, encoded by the coding sequence ATGATTGGGCGTTTAACCGGAATAATTATTGAAAAACAACCGCCAGAAATGTTGTTGGATGTGCAAGGTGTTGGTTATGAATTGTTATTACCGATGACCAGTTTTTATGATTTACCGGAATTAAATCAGCAGGTAACTTTATTTACTCATCTTGTGGTGCGTGAAGATGCACATCTTCTTTTTGGATTTGCACAAAAAAATGACCGCACTTTATTTCGCGAATTAATCAAAACCAACGGGGTTGGTCCCAAATTGGCATTGGCGATTTTATCGGCAATGTCGGTGAATGAATTTGCCTATGCGATTGAGCGAGAAGAATTGTCTAAATTGGTGAAAATTCCCGGTGTTGGCAAGAAAACAGCGGAGCGCCTGTTGGTGGAATTAAAAGGCAAGTTTAAAGGCGTGGCGCAAGGCGATTTCTTTGTGGAAAGTCGCCACTTACCAAGCCTTGAACGCCCATCAGTCAGCGCTGATGTGTCATTAGACGATGCGATAGCTGCTTTGATTGCCTTGGGGTATAAACCGGCGGATGCGGAAAAAATGGTGAAAAAAGTAGCAAAACCGGAATTATCCAGTGAACAACTAATTCGTGAAGCGCTAAAAGCGGCGTTATAA
- the hcpC_1 gene encoding Sel1-like protein, which translates to MNIKYWLFFPLILSSIPAMAEMPNPPVGKAATPTMKTTEFSLAHNQATAQLSDKEVMALAEQAVKQQRWQDAFDLILPLAQKGDLLAQTNIGLFYLQGRGVAQDLDKAYWWLSEAAERGSVKALNNLGLMYLEGNGVRKSVPHAIKLFTLSAKSDNPRSAYILGLVYYKELADFKNALTWFQRAATLGDSEAGFNLGYMYESGKGTPVDIKKAIHWYQNSLDNQSHFNAEFQAKVKAKIAELKALAKDH; encoded by the coding sequence ATGAACATTAAATATTGGTTATTCTTCCCTCTGATTTTATCAAGTATTCCAGCTATGGCTGAGATGCCGAACCCGCCTGTGGGCAAAGCCGCGACGCCGACAATGAAAACCACGGAATTTTCTCTAGCGCATAATCAAGCCACTGCACAGTTAAGTGATAAAGAGGTCATGGCACTTGCCGAACAAGCAGTGAAACAACAACGTTGGCAAGATGCGTTTGACTTGATTTTACCGTTGGCGCAAAAAGGCGATTTGTTGGCGCAAACCAATATTGGGCTGTTTTATTTGCAAGGCAGAGGTGTGGCGCAAGATTTGGATAAAGCCTATTGGTGGTTAAGCGAGGCAGCAGAAAGGGGCAGTGTTAAGGCGTTGAATAATCTTGGATTAATGTATTTGGAAGGCAATGGGGTGAGAAAAAGCGTGCCGCACGCGATTAAATTATTTACCCTTTCGGCAAAATCGGATAATCCGCGCTCTGCTTATATCCTTGGTTTAGTCTATTATAAAGAATTAGCCGATTTTAAAAATGCGCTCACTTGGTTCCAACGCGCAGCAACCTTAGGCGATAGCGAAGCAGGTTTTAATTTGGGCTATATGTATGAATCGGGCAAAGGTACGCCAGTAGATATTAAAAAAGCCATCCATTGGTATCAAAACAGCTTGGATAATCAATCTCATTTTAATGCGGAGTTTCAAGCGAAAGTAAAAGCAAAAATCGCTGAATTAAAAGCATTAGCCAAGGATCATTAA
- the glnD gene encoding [protein-PII] uridylyltransferase produces MLFPYQPSETLTSLGVKQQKEALKQYEFANFAQYAVTQLIENRTQFCDDLLINLWQSSGLDQYPELSLIAVGGYGRAEMFPLSDLDFLILTPSRVDAEVEQKIRQFVQFLWDCNFDVGQAVRTLEECLHEGRADISVATNLLESRFLCGNHALFEQLNELIQQPDFWPIEAFFNAKVQEKIERYQRYNNTSYNLEPDLKYSPGGLRDLHLLYWLALRHTGAKNLEDILHSGFIYPEEYWVLQESQQFLFKVRFALHLILRRYDNRLLFDRQVKISELLGYQGSGNQAVEKMMKAFFQALQSIAVVSDILVKHYREHFLDHAAERDILPLDENFRLIDNAICLRREDSFLTQPDSILDLFYYLTLYTNAEIHSATLRKLCVAVETFEGFLSELPLAREKFLRLLAQPKAIQRAFLPMHQYGVLSIYLPQWQGIKGLMQFDLFHIYTVDEHTLRVMLKLEQLLNPKAAENYPICHRIFSQFIDRTLLYVVALFHDIAKGRGGDHSQLGAQDITEFAQLHGFDRRETDTMKWLVANHLLMSITAQRRDIHDPEVVMSFAEQVQNQVRLDYLACLTMADINATNETLWNSWKASLLSTLYQYTHQQFQQGMDNLLDNQEKIRSHRQQALALLSSNDPPLEDDVIMGLWKNAPEDYFLRNTPAQIAWHTQLLADLQSDCLVKISNRFSQGGTEIFVYCQDQPNLFNKVVNTIGAKRFSIHDAQIMTGLNGFVLDSFIVTELNGELVRFDRRRELETALMKALQTEYEPKPISQINRQLQHFHVKTEIRFLNTEKTDQTEMELFALDQAGLLAKISQVFSELGLNLLNAKISTIGEKAEDFFILTNQVGQALSVEQREQLQAHLYQALRE; encoded by the coding sequence ATGCTGTTCCCCTATCAGCCTAGTGAAACATTGACGTCACTTGGAGTTAAACAACAAAAAGAGGCATTAAAACAATATGAATTTGCCAATTTTGCACAATATGCAGTGACCCAATTGATTGAAAATCGGACGCAATTTTGTGACGATTTATTAATCAATTTATGGCAAAGCAGCGGTTTGGATCAATATCCCGAATTAAGTTTAATTGCAGTGGGTGGGTATGGACGAGCGGAGATGTTTCCTTTATCCGATTTGGATTTTTTGATTTTAACGCCGAGTCGCGTTGATGCTGAAGTTGAGCAAAAAATCCGCCAATTTGTGCAATTTTTATGGGATTGCAATTTTGATGTAGGACAGGCTGTCAGAACGCTGGAAGAATGTTTGCATGAGGGACGTGCGGATATTAGTGTGGCGACTAATTTGTTGGAAAGTCGCTTTCTGTGTGGCAATCATGCTTTATTTGAGCAGCTCAACGAATTAATTCAACAACCGGATTTTTGGCCGATAGAGGCATTTTTTAATGCTAAAGTACAGGAAAAAATCGAGCGTTATCAACGTTATAATAATACCAGTTATAACCTTGAGCCGGATTTAAAATATAGCCCGGGCGGTTTGCGAGATTTGCATTTGTTGTATTGGTTGGCGCTGCGCCATACGGGAGCAAAAAATTTAGAAGATATTTTGCATTCCGGTTTTATTTATCCGGAAGAATACTGGGTCTTACAAGAAAGTCAGCAGTTTTTGTTTAAAGTGCGGTTCGCTTTGCACTTAATTTTGCGTCGCTATGACAACCGTTTATTATTCGATCGCCAAGTGAAAATCAGTGAATTATTAGGTTATCAAGGCAGCGGTAATCAAGCGGTGGAAAAAATGATGAAAGCCTTTTTCCAAGCGCTACAATCCATTGCGGTGGTTAGCGATATTTTAGTAAAACATTATCGCGAGCATTTCCTTGATCATGCTGCTGAACGCGATATTTTGCCTTTAGATGAAAATTTTCGTCTAATCGATAACGCGATTTGTTTGCGGCGTGAAGATAGTTTTTTAACCCAGCCTGACAGCATTTTAGATCTCTTTTATTATTTAACCCTTTATACCAACGCCGAGATACATTCAGCAACCTTGCGTAAACTTTGTGTGGCAGTGGAAACCTTCGAGGGATTTTTGAGTGAATTACCGTTGGCGCGCGAGAAATTTTTGCGCTTGCTCGCTCAACCGAAAGCCATTCAACGCGCTTTTTTGCCAATGCACCAATATGGGGTGTTGAGCATATATTTGCCTCAATGGCAGGGGATTAAAGGGTTAATGCAGTTTGATTTATTTCATATTTATACCGTAGATGAGCATACCTTGCGGGTGATGTTGAAACTTGAACAATTACTCAACCCGAAAGCCGCAGAAAATTACCCGATTTGTCATCGTATATTCTCTCAATTTATTGACCGCACTTTGTTGTATGTGGTGGCGCTGTTTCATGATATTGCCAAAGGGCGGGGCGGTGATCATTCGCAATTGGGCGCGCAAGATATTACTGAATTTGCTCAATTACATGGGTTTGATCGGCGCGAAACGGATACCATGAAATGGCTGGTGGCAAATCATCTGTTGATGTCGATTACCGCGCAACGACGGGATATTCATGATCCGGAGGTGGTGATGTCTTTTGCCGAACAAGTACAAAATCAGGTGCGTCTGGATTATTTGGCTTGTTTGACTATGGCGGATATTAATGCAACGAACGAAACGCTGTGGAACAGTTGGAAAGCGTCGTTATTGAGTACGCTTTATCAATATACTCATCAACAATTTCAACAAGGCATGGATAACTTATTGGATAATCAAGAAAAAATTCGTTCTCATCGGCAGCAGGCATTGGCATTGTTAAGTTCAAATGATCCTCCGTTGGAAGATGATGTAATCATGGGATTGTGGAAAAATGCGCCGGAAGATTATTTTTTGCGTAATACTCCTGCGCAAATTGCTTGGCATACCCAGTTGTTGGCAGACTTGCAGTCTGATTGTTTAGTGAAAATCAGTAACCGTTTTTCGCAAGGTGGCACAGAGATTTTTGTGTATTGCCAAGATCAACCGAATTTATTTAATAAAGTGGTGAATACCATTGGTGCAAAACGATTTAGTATTCATGATGCGCAAATTATGACCGGATTAAATGGATTTGTGCTGGATAGTTTTATTGTGACGGAGCTGAATGGCGAATTAGTACGCTTTGATCGCCGGAGAGAATTGGAAACCGCATTAATGAAAGCGCTACAAACGGAATATGAGCCAAAACCAATCAGCCAAATTAATCGTCAATTGCAACATTTTCATGTAAAAACTGAAATTCGTTTTTTAAATACAGAAAAAACGGATCAAACGGAGATGGAGCTTTTTGCCTTAGACCAAGCGGGGTTATTGGCGAAAATTAGTCAAGTTTTCTCCGAGTTGGGGTTGAATTTACTCAATGCCAAAATTTCTACAATTGGCGAGAAAGCAGAAGACTTTTTTATTTTGACTAATCAAGTAGGGCAAGCGCTAAGTGTAGAACAGCGCGAACAGCTGCAAGCGCATTTGTATCAGGCGTTAAGGGAATAA
- the yabJ gene encoding endoribonuclease L-PSP family protein — translation MSKIQRLQANARMCEAAIYNNTVYLAGQVAVNSAGQGAYAQTQEVLNAIDSLLAEAGSHKSNILRAQIFLADMNDFAEMNKAWDEWVDRNNPPARATVEAKLANPGWKVEIVITAAL, via the coding sequence ATGTCAAAAATTCAACGTTTACAAGCCAACGCGCGGATGTGCGAAGCCGCCATTTATAACAATACCGTCTATTTAGCCGGTCAAGTGGCAGTCAATTCCGCCGGACAAGGGGCATATGCACAAACCCAAGAAGTGCTTAATGCCATTGACAGCCTATTGGCAGAAGCCGGTTCTCATAAAAGCAATATTTTGCGAGCGCAAATTTTCTTAGCCGATATGAATGACTTCGCGGAAATGAATAAAGCCTGGGATGAATGGGTTGATCGCAACAATCCTCCCGCACGCGCCACCGTTGAGGCGAAATTAGCAAATCCGGGTTGGAAAGTGGAAATTGTGATCACTGCGGCACTCTAA
- a CDS encoding YebC like protein: MAGHSKWANIKHRKAAQDAQRGKIFTKLIRELVTAAKLGGGDVGSNPRLRAAVDKALASNMTRDTINRAIDRGVGGGDDTNMETKIYEGYGPGGTAVMVECLSDNANRTISQVRPSFTKCGGNLGTEGSVGYLFSKKGLILIAEADEDALTEAAIEAGADDIQPQEDGSFEIYTAWEDLGAVRDGIEAAGFKIENAEVTMIPSTTVELDAENAPKLLRLIDMLEDCDDVQNVYHNGEISDEVAALL; this comes from the coding sequence ATGGCGGGACATAGTAAGTGGGCCAATATTAAGCACCGCAAAGCAGCACAAGATGCGCAACGCGGTAAAATTTTTACTAAATTAATTCGTGAATTAGTGACCGCTGCAAAATTAGGCGGCGGTGATGTCGGTTCTAACCCGCGTTTGCGTGCGGCGGTAGATAAAGCCTTAGCCAGCAATATGACGCGTGATACGATCAATCGTGCGATTGATCGCGGTGTAGGTGGCGGTGATGACACCAATATGGAAACAAAAATTTACGAAGGTTATGGTCCGGGTGGAACTGCTGTGATGGTTGAGTGTCTAAGTGATAACGCTAACCGTACCATTTCACAAGTGCGTCCAAGTTTTACCAAATGTGGAGGAAACTTAGGTACTGAAGGTTCGGTCGGATATTTATTTAGTAAAAAAGGATTAATTTTAATCGCAGAGGCGGATGAAGATGCATTAACTGAAGCCGCGATTGAAGCCGGTGCAGACGATATTCAGCCGCAAGAAGATGGTTCTTTTGAAATCTATACCGCTTGGGAAGATTTAGGTGCAGTACGCGATGGTATTGAAGCGGCAGGATTTAAAATTGAAAATGCGGAAGTCACCATGATCCCATCAACTACTGTAGAGCTTGATGCGGAAAATGCACCGAAATTGCTTAGATTAATAGATATGCTAGAAGATTGTGATGACGTACAAAACGTTTATCATAACGGAGAAATCAGCGATGAGGTCGCTGCATTATTGTAA
- the map gene encoding methionine aminopeptidase, with protein sequence MAIPLRTDAEIVKLREACKLASDVLVMIEPYVKAGVTTGELDRICHDYMVNTQGVVSACLGYHGFPKATCISINEVVCHGIPSDEKVLKNGDIVNIDVTIIKDGYFGDNSKMYVVGETNVRSQKLVEAAQEALYVGLRAVKPGVRLNEIGRAVQRYTESQGFSVVREYCGHGIGTEFHNEPQVLHYYADDGGVILQEGMVFTIEPMINAGKKEVRLMGDGWTVKTKDRSHSAQYEHQIVITKDGCEVMTIREEEEKAGRISRFMVNN encoded by the coding sequence ATGGCAATTCCATTGAGAACGGATGCGGAAATCGTCAAATTACGTGAGGCGTGCAAATTGGCATCCGATGTGTTAGTGATGATTGAACCTTATGTGAAAGCCGGCGTGACGACCGGTGAATTGGATCGTATTTGTCATGATTATATGGTGAACACGCAAGGCGTTGTTTCTGCTTGTTTAGGTTATCATGGTTTTCCGAAAGCCACTTGTATTTCTATTAATGAAGTAGTGTGTCATGGTATTCCAAGCGATGAGAAAGTGCTGAAAAACGGGGATATTGTCAATATCGACGTGACGATTATTAAAGACGGTTATTTCGGCGATAATTCCAAAATGTATGTGGTTGGAGAAACCAATGTGCGCAGCCAAAAATTGGTTGAAGCGGCGCAAGAGGCGTTATATGTAGGATTGCGCGCGGTAAAACCGGGTGTGCGTTTAAATGAAATCGGGCGTGCAGTGCAACGTTATACGGAAAGCCAAGGATTTAGCGTGGTGAGAGAATACTGTGGTCATGGAATCGGGACAGAGTTTCATAATGAGCCACAAGTGTTGCATTATTATGCCGATGATGGTGGTGTGATTTTACAAGAGGGTATGGTGTTTACCATTGAGCCGATGATCAATGCCGGTAAAAAAGAAGTGCGTTTGATGGGCGATGGTTGGACAGTGAAAACCAAAGATCGCAGTCATTCTGCGCAATATGAGCATCAAATCGTGATAACCAAAGACGGATGCGAGGTGATGACCATCCGTGAAGAAGAAGAAAAGGCGGGCAGAATTTCCCGCTTTATGGTGAATAATTAA
- a CDS encoding transmembrane protein: protein MKLLISNQHGAIIMALMPFLYGMLLANPIWQHGFLLAAWFALYLMTYPFLNLFKGRNLALYRRWSWIYGVASAIFAIPALWHNWEILYFLMAMLPFVGVNIYYVKRKDERALTNDFAGIVIFALAGMGSYYFSDRTFDDKIWWVALYPTLYFIGTTFYIKSMMRERKNPRYLQISLAYHVICVLILLFSQQYWLSAAFVIPLARAFFLPKKKLSVKNIGLTEIGVSIFFFLMLLLATL from the coding sequence ATGAAATTATTAATCTCAAATCAACATGGCGCCATTATCATGGCATTAATGCCGTTTTTATATGGAATGCTGCTTGCCAATCCGATTTGGCAGCATGGTTTTTTGCTGGCAGCTTGGTTTGCGTTATATTTAATGACCTATCCGTTTTTGAATTTATTTAAAGGACGTAATTTGGCGTTATATCGTCGCTGGAGCTGGATTTATGGCGTTGCCAGCGCGATTTTTGCGATACCGGCATTATGGCATAATTGGGAAATACTGTATTTCTTGATGGCGATGTTGCCTTTTGTTGGTGTGAATATTTATTATGTTAAACGAAAAGACGAACGCGCGTTGACAAATGATTTCGCCGGAATTGTGATTTTTGCCTTGGCGGGAATGGGATCTTATTATTTTTCCGACCGCACTTTTGACGACAAAATTTGGTGGGTAGCCTTGTATCCGACCCTTTATTTTATTGGTACAACCTTTTATATTAAATCTATGATGCGCGAGCGAAAAAATCCACGTTATTTGCAGATTTCCTTAGCATATCATGTAATATGTGTGCTAATTCTGTTATTTTCGCAGCAATATTGGTTAAGTGCCGCTTTTGTTATTCCTTTGGCGCGTGCCTTTTTTTTACCAAAAAAGAAACTTTCTGTAAAAAACATCGGTCTAACGGAAATAGGGGTATCTATTTTCTTTTTTCTGATGTTATTACTAGCCACATTATAG
- a CDS encoding membrane protein, whose amino-acid sequence MKLVKCLSAVAVLSALAACSTASDVVSSTSDAVKNVGEAVVDGAKTVGNTVTEGAKSAKEMITGTKTVLYSCDVSGKRNQPVSATYSFKDNQPETATVTIGKKVVGKDLALNRTYTDGVQFVAGDKIWSLDTGFSVETVNTTVPVMFTSNNEILARNCTVAK is encoded by the coding sequence ATGAAATTAGTGAAATGTTTATCCGCTGTAGCAGTATTATCTGCGTTAGCAGCCTGTTCAACTGCATCTGATGTAGTTTCATCCACAAGCGATGCGGTAAAAAATGTAGGTGAAGCTGTAGTTGATGGTGCAAAAACCGTTGGTAATACTGTCACTGAAGGGGCAAAATCAGCAAAAGAAATGATTACTGGAACGAAAACTGTGTTGTATTCTTGTGACGTAAGTGGTAAACGTAACCAACCAGTTTCAGCCACTTATTCATTCAAAGATAACCAACCGGAAACAGCAACCGTGACCATTGGTAAAAAAGTAGTGGGTAAAGATTTAGCGCTAAACAGAACTTATACAGACGGTGTACAATTTGTTGCCGGCGATAAAATTTGGTCATTAGATACAGGTTTCTCTGTAGAAACCGTGAACACCACTGTCCCTGTGATGTTTACCTCAAATAATGAAATTTTAGCCAGAAATTGTACTGTTGCAAAATAA
- the ruvB gene encoding holliday junction ATP-dependent DNA helicase RuvB — protein MIEADRIISATEKLDDEYLDRAIRPKLLADYVGQPQVCEQMEIFIQAAKLRQDALDHLLIFGPPGLGKTTLANIVANEMGVNIRTTSGPVLEKAGDLAAMLTNLEPHDVLFIDEIHRLSPAIEEVLYPAMEDYQLDIMIGEGPAARSIKLDLPPFTLVGATTRAGSLTSPLRDRFGIVQRLEFYSVEDLTAIVTRSAGCLNLEIEPDAAQEIACRSRGTPRIANRLLRRVRDYADVKNQGVISVKIAQAALSMLDVDHAGFDFMDRKLLQAIIERFDGGPVGLDNLAAAIGEERDTIEDVLEPFLIQQGFLQRTPRGRIATSRTYRHFGLQKLAE, from the coding sequence ATGATTGAAGCGGATCGTATTATTAGCGCAACAGAAAAATTGGATGATGAATATTTAGATCGTGCTATTCGTCCAAAATTATTAGCGGATTATGTGGGACAACCGCAGGTTTGTGAACAAATGGAGATCTTTATCCAAGCAGCGAAATTGCGTCAAGATGCCCTCGATCACTTGCTCATTTTCGGTCCTCCGGGATTGGGAAAAACTACACTTGCGAATATTGTTGCGAATGAAATGGGGGTGAATATTCGGACGACATCCGGTCCAGTATTGGAAAAAGCCGGTGATTTGGCGGCAATGTTGACTAATTTGGAACCGCATGATGTTTTGTTTATTGATGAAATTCATCGTTTATCTCCGGCAATCGAGGAGGTGTTATATCCGGCAATGGAAGATTATCAACTGGATATTATGATCGGCGAAGGACCGGCTGCGCGTTCAATTAAATTAGATTTACCACCTTTTACCTTAGTCGGCGCGACGACTCGAGCCGGCTCGCTGACATCTCCGTTACGTGATCGTTTTGGTATTGTGCAACGACTTGAGTTTTATTCGGTAGAAGATTTAACCGCTATTGTGACGAGAAGTGCGGGTTGTTTAAACTTAGAAATTGAACCTGATGCGGCACAAGAAATTGCCTGTCGTTCACGTGGTACGCCACGCATTGCCAATCGGTTGTTGCGTCGAGTACGCGATTATGCGGATGTCAAAAATCAAGGGGTTATTTCGGTAAAAATCGCTCAAGCTGCATTGTCTATGCTAGATGTAGATCATGCAGGCTTTGATTTTATGGATCGTAAATTGCTGCAAGCAATTATCGAGCGTTTTGACGGTGGCCCGGTGGGATTGGATAACCTCGCTGCCGCTATCGGCGAAGAACGAGATACCATTGAAGATGTGTTGGAACCTTTTTTAATTCAGCAAGGTTTTTTGCAACGCACCCCGCGCGGACGAATCGCCACCTCGCGTACTTATCGACATTTTGGCTTGCAGAAACTGGCGGAGTAG